A genomic stretch from Nocardia wallacei includes:
- a CDS encoding amidase: MAGAGTIPSARCRDAGPSRRMFLARAGAAGLGLALPAWSTGPARTDPAQSPTQMSIQELTRAFDRGALTSRELVAQHLDRIAVLDKAGPAVNAFITVDHTAVDTAAELDRERARTGKRGPLHGIPIVLKDNVNTADLPTTAGNALFRDYVPGNDATVTDLLRRAGGIVVGKANMHEWAMGASTVSSLGGQTRNPYDPHRSPGGSSGGTAAAVAAGFATAGLGTDTLGSIRIPAARNNCVGLRPTAGLVSRAGIIPLSTTQDAVGPITRTVTDAALLLDVIAGPDPADPSTLGSGRPGRTYLSFLDPNALAGKRIGIVDDFFGDPADPGCAATNAVVERAIGDMAALGARFVHIGDLGPLTSLAAELTEYEFRQAIDAYLAGSATPPPARNLWEIITSNTTVPDVQPLLIAYLPFTTESPMYHAAFAARTAMIQYTLRVLGDNRLDALLYPTTQTPAPPLDAPGAMRTADMLAEGRSPVTGLPAITVPAGFTDAGLPIGVELLGRPLDDGKLLAMAYAYEQATHHRTPPPLG, encoded by the coding sequence ATGGCAGGCGCCGGCACGATCCCGTCCGCGCGGTGCCGCGACGCCGGACCGTCGCGACGCATGTTCCTCGCCCGCGCGGGCGCCGCCGGTCTGGGACTCGCCCTGCCCGCCTGGTCCACCGGCCCCGCCCGCACCGATCCCGCGCAGTCCCCCACGCAGATGTCGATCCAGGAGCTGACACGGGCGTTCGATCGGGGCGCGCTGACGTCGCGCGAGCTGGTGGCACAACATCTCGACCGCATCGCCGTCCTCGACAAGGCCGGTCCCGCCGTCAACGCGTTCATCACCGTCGACCACACCGCCGTGGACACGGCCGCCGAGCTGGACCGGGAGCGCGCCCGGACGGGCAAACGCGGTCCGCTGCACGGCATTCCGATCGTGCTGAAGGACAATGTCAATACCGCCGACCTCCCGACGACCGCGGGCAACGCGCTGTTCCGCGACTACGTTCCCGGCAACGACGCCACGGTCACCGATCTGCTGCGGCGGGCGGGCGGGATCGTCGTCGGCAAGGCGAACATGCACGAGTGGGCGATGGGCGCGAGCACCGTCAGCTCGCTGGGCGGGCAGACCCGCAACCCCTACGATCCCCATCGCAGTCCCGGCGGCTCCAGCGGCGGCACCGCCGCGGCCGTGGCAGCCGGGTTCGCCACCGCCGGGCTGGGCACCGACACGCTGGGCTCCATCCGCATTCCGGCCGCGCGCAACAACTGCGTCGGCCTGCGGCCCACCGCCGGGCTGGTCAGCCGGGCCGGGATCATTCCGCTGTCGACCACGCAGGACGCCGTCGGCCCGATCACCCGCACGGTCACCGACGCCGCCCTGCTCCTCGATGTCATCGCCGGGCCCGACCCGGCCGACCCGAGCACGCTGGGCTCCGGCCGCCCGGGCCGCACCTACCTGTCGTTCCTCGATCCGAACGCGTTGGCGGGCAAGCGGATCGGCATCGTCGACGACTTCTTCGGCGACCCGGCCGACCCGGGCTGCGCGGCCACCAACGCCGTCGTGGAACGGGCCATCGGCGACATGGCGGCGCTCGGTGCGCGTTTCGTGCACATCGGCGATCTGGGCCCGCTGACCTCGCTGGCCGCCGAACTCACCGAGTACGAGTTCCGCCAGGCCATCGACGCGTATCTGGCCGGGTCGGCGACGCCGCCGCCCGCCCGGAACCTGTGGGAGATCATCACCTCCAACACCACGGTGCCCGACGTGCAGCCACTGCTCATCGCCTATCTGCCGTTCACCACCGAATCCCCGATGTACCACGCCGCCTTCGCCGCTCGCACGGCGATGATCCAGTACACCCTGCGCGTACTCGGCGACAACCGGCTCGACGCGCTGCTCTACCCGACCACCCAGACCCCCGCCCCGCCGCTCGACGCCCCCGGCGCGATGCGCACGGCGGACATGCTGGCCGAGGGCCGCAGTCCGGTGACCGGACTGCCCGCCATCACCGTGCCCGCCGGTTTCACCGACGCGGGCCTGCCGATCGGCGTCGAGTTGCTCGGCCGACCGCTCGACGACGGGAAACTGCTCGCCATGGCCTACGCCTACGAGCAGGCCACCCACCACCGCACCCCGCCGCCCCTGGGTTGA
- a CDS encoding SulP family inorganic anion transporter, with product MSTDIDPARRTSLPGLAVVLRHDLPASVVVFLVALPLSIGVAVATGAPVAAGLLAAVVGGLVAGLLGGSSLQVSGPTASLTVVVAESIHQFGWATTCFITMGAGLLQILFGLGRIARAALAIAPVVVHGMLAGIGIVIALQQLHVLLGGQSLSSSWDSITQLPHQLAAAKGGDALVGGVVIAILLGWRYLPPRIRAVPAPLAAVVAATALAMVVPTSIERIVLTGTLFDDISLPAIPHGGWSAVALTMVTIALIASVETLLSAVAVDRLRPEQRTDLDRELIGQGVANMTSGLIGGLPIAAVIVRSITNVKAGARSKASTMLAGLWVLIFAVVLVEVVRQIPKAALAGVLIVIGIGLVKLAHIRLARRTGDLFVYATTVLVVVFVNLLVGMLVGLALAFALLLWRVAKVTITVEPLGVRRVVTIDGTLTFMAVPRLTGELAGIPVGAPVTIELAVDFVDHAAHEALHQWAQQHESCGGTVEFVEMGAARIADLEVGPPTRGHARRVLNETLGPWRRTARTDPIAAGVAAYHRGHAHVVRPHLGELRDSQNPDSLFLTCADSRIVPNVITSSGPGDLFTVRNIGNLIPADGRDTSVEAALVYALDKLDVRSVVVCGHSGCGAMDALYYERVTGSPLDAWLEHGRPALERFRGGHPVAVAAAAAGFDAVDQLGMVNVAVQLDVLSRHPVVRRGIEERGVVLAGLFFDISTARVVEITADGIGEIDDAGRQVTALPV from the coding sequence ATGTCAACCGACATTGACCCTGCCCGACGGACGTCGCTCCCCGGTCTCGCCGTGGTGCTTCGCCATGACCTCCCCGCCTCCGTGGTGGTCTTTCTCGTCGCATTACCCCTGTCCATCGGCGTCGCGGTGGCCACCGGCGCGCCCGTGGCCGCCGGACTCCTGGCCGCCGTCGTGGGTGGCCTGGTGGCCGGCCTGTTAGGCGGCTCGTCACTGCAGGTCAGCGGGCCGACCGCCAGCCTCACCGTGGTGGTGGCCGAAAGCATTCACCAGTTCGGCTGGGCCACAACGTGTTTCATCACGATGGGAGCCGGGCTGTTACAGATCCTGTTCGGCCTCGGCCGCATCGCGCGCGCGGCGCTGGCCATCGCGCCGGTGGTGGTGCACGGCATGCTCGCCGGGATCGGCATCGTCATCGCGCTCCAGCAGCTCCACGTCCTGCTGGGCGGGCAGTCGCTGAGTTCGTCCTGGGACAGCATCACGCAGCTGCCGCACCAGCTGGCGGCGGCCAAGGGCGGCGATGCTCTGGTCGGCGGCGTCGTCATCGCCATCCTGCTGGGCTGGCGGTATCTGCCGCCGCGAATTCGCGCGGTGCCCGCGCCGCTGGCCGCGGTGGTCGCCGCGACGGCCCTCGCCATGGTCGTGCCGACCAGCATCGAGCGAATCGTGTTGACGGGCACGCTGTTCGACGACATCTCGCTGCCGGCCATCCCGCACGGCGGCTGGTCCGCGGTGGCGCTGACCATGGTGACCATCGCGCTGATCGCCAGTGTGGAGACGCTGCTGTCGGCCGTGGCCGTGGATCGGCTGCGCCCCGAGCAGCGGACCGACCTGGACCGCGAACTGATCGGCCAGGGCGTGGCGAACATGACCTCCGGGCTGATCGGCGGCCTGCCCATCGCCGCGGTCATCGTCCGCAGCATCACCAACGTCAAGGCCGGGGCTCGCAGCAAGGCTTCGACGATGCTGGCCGGTCTCTGGGTGCTGATCTTCGCGGTCGTGCTGGTCGAGGTGGTGCGGCAGATCCCGAAGGCCGCGCTGGCGGGCGTGCTGATCGTGATCGGCATCGGGCTGGTGAAACTGGCCCACATCCGGCTGGCCCGCCGCACCGGCGACCTGTTCGTCTACGCGACGACGGTGCTGGTCGTGGTGTTCGTCAACCTGCTCGTCGGCATGCTGGTCGGGCTGGCGCTGGCGTTCGCGCTGCTGCTGTGGCGGGTGGCCAAGGTGACGATCACGGTGGAGCCGCTGGGCGTGCGCCGGGTGGTGACCATCGACGGCACCCTGACGTTCATGGCGGTGCCGCGGCTCACCGGCGAGCTGGCCGGAATCCCGGTCGGCGCCCCGGTGACCATCGAGTTGGCGGTGGACTTCGTCGACCACGCGGCGCACGAGGCCCTGCACCAATGGGCGCAGCAGCACGAGAGTTGCGGCGGCACGGTCGAATTCGTGGAGATGGGCGCGGCGCGCATCGCGGATCTGGAGGTCGGTCCGCCCACCCGCGGGCACGCCCGCCGTGTTCTGAACGAGACGCTCGGCCCGTGGCGGCGCACCGCCCGCACCGATCCGATCGCCGCCGGCGTCGCGGCCTACCACCGCGGCCACGCCCACGTGGTGCGACCGCACCTCGGCGAACTGCGGGACAGCCAGAATCCCGACTCGCTGTTCCTCACCTGTGCCGATTCCCGGATCGTGCCGAACGTGATCACCAGCAGCGGTCCGGGTGACCTGTTCACCGTTCGCAATATCGGCAATCTCATTCCCGCCGACGGGCGCGACACCTCCGTGGAGGCCGCGCTGGTCTACGCCCTGGACAAGCTGGATGTCCGGTCGGTGGTGGTGTGCGGGCACTCCGGCTGCGGCGCGATGGACGCGCTGTACTACGAGCGGGTGACCGGTTCGCCGCTGGACGCCTGGCTCGAGCACGGCCGACCCGCGCTCGAGCGATTCCGCGGCGGGCATCCGGTGGCGGTCGCGGCCGCCGCCGCGGGCTTCGACGCGGTCGACCAGCTGGGCATGGTGAATGTCGCGGTCCAGCTGGATGTGCTCTCGCGGCACCCGGTGGTGCGCCGCGGCATCGAGGAGCGCGGCGTGGTCCTGGCGGGGTTGTTCTTCGACATCTCCACCGCGCGCGTCGTCGAGATCACCGCCGACGGCATCGGCGAGATCGATGACGCCGGAAGGCAAGTCACGGCACTACCGGTGTAG
- a CDS encoding SulP family inorganic anion transporter, which produces MSTDTDTSPRSEISPERSWSDRLSSVSRHDLPASIVVFLVALPLSLGIAIASDAPIAAGLIAAAVGGIVVGVLGGAPLQVSGPAAGLTVVVAETIHQFGWKTTCFITVAAGLLQVVFGLSRIARAALAIAPVVVHAMLAGIGVTIALQQVHVLLGGSSRSSAWENVTELPWQLLHLHGADVVAGVIVIAIIVAWRWVPARVKIVPGPLVAVLAGTVLSLVLPGEPVRIVIEGSLFDAIGLPGMPEGDWGAVVLAVLTIALIASVESLLSAVAVDKLHTGKRTNFDRELMAQGAANMTSGLLGGLPVTGVIVRSSTNVAAGARSKASAFLHGVWILVFSVALVGVVQQIPKSALAGLLIVVGVQLVKLAHIRLARRTGDLAVYAVTIAAVVLLNLLEGVLIGLALAFVLLLWRVVKVSVHAAPVTGTERWIVSIDGTCTFLALPKLTKELAKVPTGTDVLVELTVDFLDHAAYEAIHDWARQHENTGGNVEFVEIGTARMAHATAGPPKRGQARGLLDEVLGPWQERSDNPVAAGVAAYHRSHAHVVRPHLDELRDRQDPHSLFLTCADSRIVPNVITNSGPGDLFTVRNVGNLIPADSSDTSLEAAIAFAVDNLQVRNVVVCGHSSCGAMKALLSGASAGPGLDNWLAHGLPSLETYRGGHPVRAAAAAAGYDEPAQLSMVNVAVQLQTLQAHPVIRRAIAERGLTVSGLFFDISTANVLEVTAEGISDIVDQPTAPVTV; this is translated from the coding sequence ATGTCCACCGACACCGACACGTCCCCCAGATCGGAGATCTCGCCGGAGAGATCGTGGTCTGATCGTTTGTCTTCTGTTTCTCGCCATGATCTGCCTGCGTCGATTGTGGTGTTCTTGGTGGCCCTGCCGTTGTCGCTGGGTATCGCTATCGCGTCGGATGCGCCGATCGCGGCGGGGTTGATCGCGGCCGCGGTGGGCGGGATCGTGGTGGGGGTGCTGGGTGGGGCGCCGTTGCAGGTGTCCGGTCCGGCTGCGGGGTTGACGGTGGTGGTCGCGGAGACCATTCACCAGTTCGGGTGGAAGACAACGTGTTTCATCACGGTGGCGGCGGGGTTGCTGCAGGTGGTGTTCGGGTTGTCGCGGATCGCGCGGGCGGCGTTGGCGATCGCGCCGGTGGTGGTGCACGCGATGCTGGCCGGTATCGGGGTGACGATCGCGTTGCAGCAGGTGCATGTGCTGCTGGGTGGGTCCTCGCGTAGTTCGGCGTGGGAGAACGTGACGGAGTTGCCGTGGCAGTTGCTGCATCTGCACGGCGCGGATGTGGTGGCCGGGGTGATCGTGATCGCGATCATCGTGGCGTGGCGGTGGGTGCCGGCGCGGGTGAAGATCGTTCCCGGGCCGTTGGTCGCGGTGCTGGCCGGGACGGTGTTGTCGCTGGTGTTGCCGGGTGAGCCGGTGCGGATCGTGATCGAGGGGTCGTTGTTCGACGCGATCGGGTTGCCGGGGATGCCCGAGGGGGACTGGGGTGCGGTGGTGCTGGCGGTGCTGACCATCGCGTTGATCGCCAGTGTGGAGTCGTTGCTGTCGGCGGTGGCGGTGGACAAGCTGCACACCGGTAAGCGCACCAATTTCGATCGGGAGTTGATGGCGCAGGGGGCGGCGAACATGACCTCGGGGTTGCTGGGCGGGTTGCCGGTGACCGGGGTGATCGTGCGGAGTTCGACCAATGTCGCCGCGGGTGCGCGGTCCAAGGCGTCGGCGTTTCTGCACGGGGTGTGGATCCTGGTGTTCTCCGTCGCGCTGGTCGGGGTGGTGCAGCAGATCCCGAAGTCGGCGCTGGCGGGATTGCTGATCGTGGTCGGTGTCCAGTTGGTGAAACTGGCTCATATCCGGCTCGCGCGCCGCACCGGGGACCTGGCGGTGTATGCGGTCACCATCGCCGCGGTGGTGTTGCTGAACCTGCTCGAGGGCGTGCTGATCGGGTTGGCGCTGGCGTTCGTGCTGCTGCTGTGGCGGGTGGTGAAAGTATCGGTACACGCCGCCCCGGTCACCGGCACCGAGCGGTGGATCGTCAGTATCGACGGCACCTGCACCTTCCTCGCACTGCCGAAACTGACCAAGGAACTCGCCAAGGTCCCCACCGGCACCGACGTCCTGGTCGAACTCACCGTCGACTTCCTCGACCACGCCGCCTACGAAGCCATCCACGACTGGGCCCGCCAACACGAAAACACCGGCGGCAACGTCGAATTCGTGGAAATCGGCACGGCACGGATGGCGCACGCGACGGCCGGGCCGCCCAAGCGCGGCCAGGCTCGCGGCCTGCTCGACGAGGTGCTGGGCCCGTGGCAGGAGCGGTCCGACAATCCGGTGGCGGCCGGTGTGGCCGCCTACCACCGCAGCCATGCCCACGTGGTGCGGCCGCACCTGGACGAGTTACGGGATCGGCAGGACCCGCACTCGCTGTTCCTCACCTGCGCCGACTCCCGGATCGTGCCCAACGTGATCACCAACAGCGGCCCCGGCGACCTGTTCACCGTCCGCAACGTCGGCAACCTCATCCCCGCCGACAGTTCGGACACCTCGCTGGAGGCGGCCATCGCGTTCGCGGTGGACAATTTGCAGGTTCGCAATGTGGTCGTGTGCGGACACTCGTCATGCGGCGCCATGAAGGCGCTGCTGTCCGGCGCCTCGGCCGGACCGGGGCTGGACAACTGGCTGGCCCACGGCCTGCCCAGCCTGGAGACCTACCGGGGCGGTCATCCGGTGCGGGCCGCCGCCGCGGCGGCCGGTTACGACGAGCCCGCCCAGCTGAGCATGGTGAACGTCGCGGTACAGCTGCAGACCCTGCAGGCCCACCCGGTGATCCGCCGGGCGATCGCCGAGCGCGGCCTCACGGTGTCGGGATTGTTCTTCGACATCTCCACGGCCAACGTCCTGGAGGTCACCGCGGAGGGCATCAGCGACATCGTGGACCAGCCCACCGCACCGGTCACGGTCTGA
- a CDS encoding TIGR02611 family protein: MVSEFNRWRASVAERPTLNLVYRIVVGVLGVAVLAAGIVAIPYPGPGWLIVFAGLGILATEFVWAHRLLEWTRERYRRVMDWYAGQGLVVKALGALLTLAVVLVTLWVLGTFGWVGGWFGLDWDWLHSPLF; the protein is encoded by the coding sequence GTGGTTTCCGAGTTCAATCGCTGGCGTGCGTCGGTCGCCGAACGGCCGACGCTCAACCTCGTGTATCGGATCGTGGTCGGGGTGCTTGGGGTCGCGGTGCTGGCGGCCGGGATCGTCGCCATTCCGTACCCGGGGCCGGGCTGGCTGATCGTGTTCGCGGGGCTGGGCATTCTGGCGACCGAATTCGTCTGGGCGCACCGGCTGCTGGAATGGACGCGGGAGCGCTACCGCCGGGTCATGGACTGGTACGCCGGGCAGGGCCTCGTGGTGAAGGCGCTCGGAGCGCTGCTGACCCTGGCGGTGGTACTGGTGACGCTGTGGGTGCTGGGCACGTTCGGCTGGGTCGGCGGCTGGTTCGGGCTCGACTGGGACTGGTTGCACAGCCCACTGTTCTGA
- a CDS encoding (2Fe-2S)-binding protein yields the protein MDMVAESVAAARGAVVPGPTLTRPQWLSERIADMGISWGTGNSRVAGTLWWCMAASSLVDPIATAYAEGRAVTPPELEHLLCEIRPDGGVERVFVADGAERASDPAAVGPALRNTLGHIIPAVAEVSGAGVAALWAIVADAIGNRALDAGDAEAGARLAREVAGRLPVPRFTDVGPRTFVRRISCCLVFEVPGCQMCTSCPKRPAAERETLLRQVAAGT from the coding sequence ATGGACATGGTCGCGGAATCGGTGGCGGCGGCGCGCGGTGCGGTGGTACCGGGCCCGACGCTGACCAGACCGCAGTGGTTGAGCGAGCGCATCGCCGACATGGGAATCTCCTGGGGCACGGGCAATTCCCGCGTCGCGGGCACCCTGTGGTGGTGCATGGCCGCCTCCTCCCTGGTGGACCCGATCGCCACCGCCTACGCCGAGGGCCGCGCGGTCACCCCGCCCGAACTCGAGCACCTCCTGTGCGAGATCCGTCCCGACGGCGGCGTGGAACGCGTATTCGTCGCGGACGGCGCCGAGCGCGCGAGCGACCCGGCGGCCGTCGGTCCCGCCCTGCGAAACACGTTGGGGCACATCATCCCCGCCGTCGCCGAGGTCTCGGGTGCGGGTGTCGCCGCGCTGTGGGCGATCGTCGCCGATGCCATCGGCAACCGGGCCCTCGACGCCGGGGACGCCGAGGCCGGGGCACGGCTGGCCCGCGAGGTGGCCGGACGCCTGCCCGTGCCGCGATTCACCGACGTCGGGCCGCGCACCTTCGTCCGCCGCATCTCCTGCTGCCTGGTATTCGAGGTGCCGGGCTGCCAGATGTGCACCTCCTGCCCCAAACGCCCCGCCGCCGAGCGTGAGACGCTGCTACGGCAGGTGGCGGCCGGGACCTGA
- the thrS gene encoding threonine--tRNA ligase: MTTSARTTPTALVRVPAGTTAGAAVREAGLPTKGPETVVVVRDSEGNLKDLSWTPDADVEVEAVAADTEDGRSVIRHSAAHVLAQAVQQEFPEAKLGIGPPIKDGFYYDFQVDRPFTPEDLAKLESRMKKIVKGAQRFSRRVVEVEEARVELAKEPFKLELIGDKSGIDDPEIMEVGGSDVAPNELTIYDNLDPRTGERVWGDLCRGPHIPTTKFIPAFKLTRSSAAYWRGDQNREDLQRIYGTAWESQEALDAHLHLLAEAEKRDHRKLGLELDLFSFPDELGSGLPVFHPKGGIIRKELEDYSRRRHVEAGYEFVNTPHLTKAHLFEVSKHLDWYADGMFPPMHLDAEYNEDGTVRKPGQDYYVKPMNCPMHNLIFRSRGRSYRELPLRMFEFGSVYRYEKSGVIHGLTRVRGMTQDDSHIYCTQEQVVEELTSILRFVLDLLKDYGLDDFYLELSTKDPKKYVGSDELWDEATATLAQVAEASGLQLVPDPGGAAFYGPKISVQTKDALGRNWQMSTIQLDFFEPELFELEYTASDGTKKRPVMIHRALFGSIERFFGVLTEHYAGAFPAWLSPVQAVGIPVADAFVPHLEDVVARLRAAGVRAEVDGSDDRMQKKIFNHTAQKVPFMLVAGERDVNAGAVSFRFRDGTTVNGVPVADAVATVVDWVRRRENASPTAAGFEIRTGGNE; the protein is encoded by the coding sequence GTGACCACCTCAGCCCGCACCACCCCGACCGCCCTCGTTCGGGTGCCGGCCGGGACGACGGCGGGCGCCGCGGTGCGCGAGGCGGGCCTGCCCACCAAGGGCCCCGAAACCGTTGTCGTCGTGCGCGACAGCGAGGGCAACCTCAAGGACCTGTCCTGGACCCCCGACGCGGACGTCGAGGTCGAGGCGGTCGCCGCCGACACCGAGGACGGCCGCAGCGTGATCCGGCACTCGGCCGCGCACGTGCTGGCGCAGGCGGTGCAGCAGGAGTTCCCGGAGGCCAAGCTGGGCATCGGCCCGCCCATCAAGGACGGCTTCTACTACGACTTCCAGGTGGACCGCCCCTTCACCCCCGAGGATCTGGCCAAGCTGGAATCGCGGATGAAGAAGATCGTCAAAGGCGCGCAGCGGTTTTCGCGCCGGGTGGTCGAGGTCGAGGAGGCGCGGGTCGAACTGGCCAAGGAGCCTTTCAAGCTGGAGCTGATCGGCGACAAGTCCGGTATCGACGACCCGGAAATCATGGAAGTCGGCGGTAGTGACGTCGCACCGAACGAGCTGACCATCTACGACAACCTCGACCCCCGCACCGGCGAGAGGGTGTGGGGCGACCTGTGCCGCGGCCCGCACATCCCGACCACCAAGTTCATCCCGGCGTTCAAACTGACCCGCAGCTCGGCCGCCTACTGGCGCGGCGACCAGAACCGGGAGGACCTGCAGCGCATCTACGGCACCGCATGGGAGTCGCAGGAGGCCCTCGACGCCCACCTGCATCTGCTGGCGGAGGCCGAGAAGCGCGACCACCGCAAGCTCGGCCTGGAACTGGACCTGTTCTCCTTCCCCGACGAGCTGGGCTCGGGCCTGCCGGTGTTCCACCCCAAGGGCGGCATCATCCGCAAGGAGCTGGAGGACTACTCGCGGCGGCGGCACGTCGAGGCGGGCTACGAATTCGTCAACACCCCGCACCTGACCAAGGCCCACCTGTTCGAGGTGTCCAAGCACCTGGACTGGTACGCCGACGGCATGTTCCCGCCCATGCACCTGGACGCGGAGTACAACGAGGACGGCACCGTCCGCAAACCCGGCCAGGACTACTACGTCAAGCCGATGAACTGCCCGATGCACAACCTGATCTTCCGGTCGCGCGGCCGGTCGTATCGGGAGCTGCCGCTGCGGATGTTCGAATTCGGCTCGGTGTACCGGTACGAGAAGTCCGGCGTGATCCACGGCCTGACCCGGGTGCGCGGCATGACCCAGGACGACTCGCACATCTACTGCACCCAGGAGCAGGTGGTCGAGGAGCTCACCAGCATCCTCCGGTTCGTGCTCGACCTGCTGAAGGACTACGGCCTCGACGACTTCTACCTCGAGCTGTCGACCAAGGACCCGAAGAAGTACGTCGGCTCCGACGAGCTGTGGGACGAGGCCACCGCCACCCTGGCCCAGGTCGCGGAAGCCTCGGGGCTGCAACTGGTTCCGGACCCGGGCGGGGCCGCGTTCTACGGCCCGAAGATCTCGGTGCAGACCAAGGACGCGCTGGGCCGCAACTGGCAGATGTCGACGATCCAGCTGGATTTCTTCGAGCCGGAGCTGTTCGAGCTGGAATACACCGCCTCCGACGGCACCAAGAAGCGGCCCGTCATGATCCACCGCGCCCTGTTCGGCTCGATCGAGCGGTTCTTCGGCGTGCTCACCGAGCACTACGCCGGGGCGTTCCCGGCGTGGCTGTCGCCGGTGCAGGCGGTCGGCATCCCGGTGGCGGACGCGTTCGTGCCGCACCTCGAGGACGTCGTGGCGCGGCTGCGCGCCGCGGGCGTGCGCGCCGAGGTGGACGGCAGCGATGACCGGATGCAGAAGAAGATCTTCAACCACACCGCCCAGAAGGTCCCGTTCATGCTGGTGGCGGGCGAGCGTGACGTGAACGCGGGGGCGGTGAGCTTCCGGTTCCGCGACGGCACCACCGTGAACGGGGTGCCGGTCGCCGATGCCGTGGCCACCGTGGTGGATTGGGTCCGCCGCCGCGAGAACGCGTCGCCGACGGCGGCGGGATTCGAGATCCGGACCGGTGGGAATGAGTGA
- a CDS encoding HIT family protein gives MSERTVDEAASHQDSARPEPIVDTGAGEPDRLQRLWTPYRMSYITGAVADRDARKSDAGAAPASSGHPFTEIPKMSDEDGLVIARGEWVYAVLNLYPYNPGHMMVVPYRRVANLEDLTAEESAELMAFTQRAIRVMKQVSRPEGFNVGLNLGGVAGGSLADHLHQHIVPRWGGDANFITVVGGVKVMPQLLRETRALLAGMWKDVE, from the coding sequence ATGAGTGAGCGAACCGTGGACGAGGCTGCATCGCACCAGGATTCGGCCCGCCCGGAGCCGATCGTGGATACCGGCGCGGGTGAGCCGGACCGCCTGCAGCGGCTGTGGACGCCCTACCGGATGTCCTACATCACCGGGGCCGTGGCCGACCGGGACGCGCGCAAGTCCGACGCGGGCGCCGCGCCCGCGAGTTCGGGCCACCCGTTCACCGAGATCCCGAAGATGTCCGACGAGGACGGCCTGGTCATCGCGCGCGGCGAATGGGTGTACGCGGTGCTCAACCTGTACCCGTACAACCCCGGCCACATGATGGTGGTGCCCTACCGCCGGGTCGCCAACCTCGAGGACCTCACGGCCGAGGAGAGCGCCGAGTTGATGGCGTTCACGCAGCGGGCGATCCGGGTGATGAAGCAGGTGTCGCGGCCGGAGGGATTCAACGTCGGCCTGAATCTCGGTGGCGTGGCGGGCGGTTCGCTCGCCGACCACCTGCACCAGCACATCGTCCCGCGCTGGGGCGGGGACGCGAACTTCATCACCGTCGTCGGCGGAGTGAAGGTGATGCCGCAACTGTTACGGGAGACCAGGGCTCTGCTGGCCGGTATGTGGAAGGACGTCGAGTAG
- the pgsA gene encoding phosphatidylinositol phosphate synthase encodes MLSFFGRETFAKATAPLGKALVSTGLTPDAVTLIGTTASIVASLTLFPTGHLFWGTMVIWFFVMFDMLDGAMARARGGGTKYGAVLDATCDRIADGAVFGALAWWSVYHAHSKHLFVATLVVLVTSQVISYAKARAEASGLSADGGLIERPDRLVIVLVGAGFSGIGGYWNIEWLSYAVYLAMYVLAVLSVVTVFQRVLAVRNSAGARDVIAMPGRAQGEGR; translated from the coding sequence GTGCTCAGCTTCTTCGGTCGTGAGACATTCGCCAAAGCGACTGCGCCGCTGGGCAAGGCGCTGGTGAGTACCGGCCTCACGCCCGACGCGGTCACGCTGATCGGCACCACGGCCTCGATCGTGGCGTCGCTGACGTTGTTCCCCACCGGACATCTGTTCTGGGGCACGATGGTGATCTGGTTCTTCGTCATGTTCGACATGCTCGACGGGGCGATGGCGCGGGCGCGCGGCGGCGGCACGAAATACGGTGCGGTGCTGGATGCCACCTGCGACCGGATCGCCGACGGCGCGGTCTTCGGCGCGCTGGCCTGGTGGTCGGTCTACCACGCGCACAGCAAGCACCTGTTCGTCGCCACCCTGGTGGTGCTGGTGACCTCGCAGGTGATCTCGTACGCCAAGGCGCGCGCGGAGGCCAGCGGGCTCTCGGCCGACGGCGGGCTGATCGAGCGGCCGGACCGCCTCGTCATCGTGCTCGTCGGTGCGGGCTTCAGCGGCATCGGCGGGTATTGGAACATCGAATGGCTGTCCTACGCGGTCTATCTCGCGATGTACGTGCTGGCCGTGCTGAGCGTCGTCACGGTGTTCCAGCGGGTGCTGGCCGTGCGCAATTCCGCCGGCGCCCGCGACGTGATCGCCATGCCGGGGCGGGCGCAGGGGGAGGGCCGGTGA